The following are encoded in a window of Perca flavescens isolate YP-PL-M2 chromosome 24, PFLA_1.0, whole genome shotgun sequence genomic DNA:
- the abi2b gene encoding abl interactor 2b isoform X6: MAELQMLLEEEIPAGRSALLDSFTNLERVAEYCESNYVQSPDKQRALEETKNYTTQSLASVAYLINTLANNVLQMLDIQASQLRRMESSINHISQTVDIHKEKVARREIGILTTNKNTSRTHKIIAPANPERPVRYIRKPIDYSMLDDMGHGVKASAQNMKAGGGGLPRTNPPTQKPPSPPMSGKGTLGGSSGGSHPSSSRSSSRENSGSGSVGVPIAVPTPAPPTAFPGAPQFYSMNRPAQPPHNSQVGGSLPYRRPASVTGQPNMAHNQSQLNGGPHFAQNPAGPLAPPPPSMQITPQLPLMGFVARVQETISDVPPPPPPSEEPVFEEPTPPPPPPEDDEDDEDEEESAVVEYSDPYAEEDPPWAPRTYMEKVVAIYDYARDKEDELSFQEGAIIYVIKKNDDGWYEGVMNGTTGLFPGNYVESIMHYAD; the protein is encoded by the exons ATGGCGGAGCTACAAATGCTTTTGGAAGAGGAGATTCCAGCAGGACGAAGCGCACTACTAGACAGCTTCACCAATTTGGAAAGAGTCGCCGAGTACTGCGAAAGCAACTATGTCCAG tCTCCAGACAAGCAGAGGGCGCTGGAGGAGACCAAGAACTACACCACCCAGTCTCTGGCCAGCGTCGCCTACCTGATCAACACGCTGGCCAACAATGTCCTCCAGATGCTGGACATCCAGGCCTCGCAGCTCCGCCGCATGGAGTCCTCCATCAACCACATCTCACAG ACGGTGGACATCCACAAGGAGAAGGTGGCCCGGCGGGAGATCGGCATCCTCACCACCAACAAGAACACGTCCCGCACGCACAAGATCATCGCCCCAGCCAATCCCGAGAGGCCTGTGCGCTACATCCGCAAGCCCATCGACTACAGCATGCTAGACGACATGGGCCACGGAGTCAAG GCCAGCGCTCAGAACATGAAGGCCGGAGGCGGCGGACTCCCTCGCACAAACCCCCCCACACAGAAGCCCCCCAGCCCACCCATGTCGGGGAAAGGGACCCTTGG CGGGAGCAGCGGAGGCAGCCATCCCAGCAGCAGTCGCAGCAGCAGCCGAGAGAACAGCGGCAGTGGCAGCGTGGGCGTGCCCATCGCCGTGCCGACCCCAGCCCCACCCACCGCCTTCCCAG GCGCTCCTCAGTTCTACAGCATGAACCGCCCGGCGCAGCCCCCCCACAACTCGCAGGTGGGAGGCTCGCTGCCGTATCGCCGACCCGCGTCCGTCACCGGTCAGCCCAACATGGCCCACAACCAAAGCCAGCTCAATGGGGGACCACACTTCGCGCAGAACCCAg CCGGCCCGCTCgcgccccctcccccctccatgCAGATCACCCCTCAGCTGCCTCTGATGGGCTTTGTGGCCCGAGTTCAGGAGACta TCTCAGACGTGCCGCCTCCACCTCCGCCCTCCGAGGAGCCGGTGTTTGAGGAACCCACACCACCCCCTCCGCCGCCGGAGGACGACGAGGACGACGAGGACGAGGAAGAATCGGCCGTGGTGGAGTACAGCGACCCGTACGCCGAGGAGGACCCGCCCTGGGCCCCGCGCACCTACATGGAGAAAG TGGTGGCCATCTACGACTACGCCCGCGACAAGGAAGACGAGCTCTCGTTCCAGGAGGGCGCCATCATCTACGTCATCAAGAAGAACGACGACGGCTGGTACGAGGGCGTGATGAACGGCACCACGGGCCTGTTCCCCGGCAACTACGTTGAGTCCATCATGCACTACGCCGACTGA
- the abi2b gene encoding abl interactor 2b isoform X3 → MAELQMLLEEEIPAGRSALLDSFTNLERVAEYCESNYVQSPDKQRALEETKNYTTQSLASVAYLINTLANNVLQMLDIQASQLRRMESSINHISQTVDIHKEKVARREIGILTTNKNTSRTHKIIAPANPERPVRYIRKPIDYSMLDDMGHGVKASAQNMKAGGGGLPRTNPPTQKPPSPPMSGKGTLGRHSPYRTLEPVRPPVVPNDYVSSPTRNMAQPQQSPTRTASVNQRNRTYSSGSSGGSHPSSSRSSSRENSGSGSVGVPIAVPTPAPPTAFPGAPQFYSMNRPAQPPHNSQVGGSLPYRRPASVTGQPNMAHNQSQLNGGPHFAQNPVSDVPPPPPPSEEPVFEEPTPPPPPPEDDEDDEDEEESAVVEYSDPYAEEDPPWAPRTYMEKVVAIYDYARDKEDELSFQEGAIIYVIKKNDDGWYEGVMNGTTGLFPGNYVESIMHYAD, encoded by the exons ATGGCGGAGCTACAAATGCTTTTGGAAGAGGAGATTCCAGCAGGACGAAGCGCACTACTAGACAGCTTCACCAATTTGGAAAGAGTCGCCGAGTACTGCGAAAGCAACTATGTCCAG tCTCCAGACAAGCAGAGGGCGCTGGAGGAGACCAAGAACTACACCACCCAGTCTCTGGCCAGCGTCGCCTACCTGATCAACACGCTGGCCAACAATGTCCTCCAGATGCTGGACATCCAGGCCTCGCAGCTCCGCCGCATGGAGTCCTCCATCAACCACATCTCACAG ACGGTGGACATCCACAAGGAGAAGGTGGCCCGGCGGGAGATCGGCATCCTCACCACCAACAAGAACACGTCCCGCACGCACAAGATCATCGCCCCAGCCAATCCCGAGAGGCCTGTGCGCTACATCCGCAAGCCCATCGACTACAGCATGCTAGACGACATGGGCCACGGAGTCAAG GCCAGCGCTCAGAACATGAAGGCCGGAGGCGGCGGACTCCCTCGCACAAACCCCCCCACACAGAAGCCCCCCAGCCCACCCATGTCGGGGAAAGGGACCCTTGG GCGCCACTCCCCCTATAGGACGCTCGAGCCGGTGCGTCCGCCCGTTGTCCCTAACGACTACGTCTCGAGCCCGACGCGCAACATGGCGCAGCCCCAGCAGAGCCCTACACGCACTGCATCCGTTAATCAGAGGAACCGCACGTACAG cAGCGGGAGCAGCGGAGGCAGCCATCCCAGCAGCAGTCGCAGCAGCAGCCGAGAGAACAGCGGCAGTGGCAGCGTGGGCGTGCCCATCGCCGTGCCGACCCCAGCCCCACCCACCGCCTTCCCAG GCGCTCCTCAGTTCTACAGCATGAACCGCCCGGCGCAGCCCCCCCACAACTCGCAGGTGGGAGGCTCGCTGCCGTATCGCCGACCCGCGTCCGTCACCGGTCAGCCCAACATGGCCCACAACCAAAGCCAGCTCAATGGGGGACCACACTTCGCGCAGAACCCAg TCTCAGACGTGCCGCCTCCACCTCCGCCCTCCGAGGAGCCGGTGTTTGAGGAACCCACACCACCCCCTCCGCCGCCGGAGGACGACGAGGACGACGAGGACGAGGAAGAATCGGCCGTGGTGGAGTACAGCGACCCGTACGCCGAGGAGGACCCGCCCTGGGCCCCGCGCACCTACATGGAGAAAG TGGTGGCCATCTACGACTACGCCCGCGACAAGGAAGACGAGCTCTCGTTCCAGGAGGGCGCCATCATCTACGTCATCAAGAAGAACGACGACGGCTGGTACGAGGGCGTGATGAACGGCACCACGGGCCTGTTCCCCGGCAACTACGTTGAGTCCATCATGCACTACGCCGACTGA
- the abi2b gene encoding abl interactor 2b isoform X4 — translation MAELQMLLEEEIPAGRSALLDSFTNLERVAEYCESNYVQSPDKQRALEETKNYTTQSLASVAYLINTLANNVLQMLDIQASQLRRMESSINHISQTVDIHKEKVARREIGILTTNKNTSRTHKIIAPANPERPVRYIRKPIDYSMLDDMGHGVKASAQNMKAGGGGLPRTNPPTQKPPSPPMSGKGTLGRHSPYRTLEPVRPPVVPNDYVSSPTRNMAQPQQSPTRTASVNQRNRTYSGSSGGSHPSSSRSSSRENSGSGSVGVPIAVPTPAPPTAFPGAPQFYSMNRPAQPPHNSQVGGSLPYRRPASVTGQPNMAHNQSQLNGGPHFAQNPVSDVPPPPPPSEEPVFEEPTPPPPPPEDDEDDEDEEESAVVEYSDPYAEEDPPWAPRTYMEKVVAIYDYARDKEDELSFQEGAIIYVIKKNDDGWYEGVMNGTTGLFPGNYVESIMHYAD, via the exons ATGGCGGAGCTACAAATGCTTTTGGAAGAGGAGATTCCAGCAGGACGAAGCGCACTACTAGACAGCTTCACCAATTTGGAAAGAGTCGCCGAGTACTGCGAAAGCAACTATGTCCAG tCTCCAGACAAGCAGAGGGCGCTGGAGGAGACCAAGAACTACACCACCCAGTCTCTGGCCAGCGTCGCCTACCTGATCAACACGCTGGCCAACAATGTCCTCCAGATGCTGGACATCCAGGCCTCGCAGCTCCGCCGCATGGAGTCCTCCATCAACCACATCTCACAG ACGGTGGACATCCACAAGGAGAAGGTGGCCCGGCGGGAGATCGGCATCCTCACCACCAACAAGAACACGTCCCGCACGCACAAGATCATCGCCCCAGCCAATCCCGAGAGGCCTGTGCGCTACATCCGCAAGCCCATCGACTACAGCATGCTAGACGACATGGGCCACGGAGTCAAG GCCAGCGCTCAGAACATGAAGGCCGGAGGCGGCGGACTCCCTCGCACAAACCCCCCCACACAGAAGCCCCCCAGCCCACCCATGTCGGGGAAAGGGACCCTTGG GCGCCACTCCCCCTATAGGACGCTCGAGCCGGTGCGTCCGCCCGTTGTCCCTAACGACTACGTCTCGAGCCCGACGCGCAACATGGCGCAGCCCCAGCAGAGCCCTACACGCACTGCATCCGTTAATCAGAGGAACCGCACGTACAG CGGGAGCAGCGGAGGCAGCCATCCCAGCAGCAGTCGCAGCAGCAGCCGAGAGAACAGCGGCAGTGGCAGCGTGGGCGTGCCCATCGCCGTGCCGACCCCAGCCCCACCCACCGCCTTCCCAG GCGCTCCTCAGTTCTACAGCATGAACCGCCCGGCGCAGCCCCCCCACAACTCGCAGGTGGGAGGCTCGCTGCCGTATCGCCGACCCGCGTCCGTCACCGGTCAGCCCAACATGGCCCACAACCAAAGCCAGCTCAATGGGGGACCACACTTCGCGCAGAACCCAg TCTCAGACGTGCCGCCTCCACCTCCGCCCTCCGAGGAGCCGGTGTTTGAGGAACCCACACCACCCCCTCCGCCGCCGGAGGACGACGAGGACGACGAGGACGAGGAAGAATCGGCCGTGGTGGAGTACAGCGACCCGTACGCCGAGGAGGACCCGCCCTGGGCCCCGCGCACCTACATGGAGAAAG TGGTGGCCATCTACGACTACGCCCGCGACAAGGAAGACGAGCTCTCGTTCCAGGAGGGCGCCATCATCTACGTCATCAAGAAGAACGACGACGGCTGGTACGAGGGCGTGATGAACGGCACCACGGGCCTGTTCCCCGGCAACTACGTTGAGTCCATCATGCACTACGCCGACTGA
- the abi2b gene encoding abl interactor 2b isoform X2, producing MAELQMLLEEEIPAGRSALLDSFTNLERVAEYCESNYVQSPDKQRALEETKNYTTQSLASVAYLINTLANNVLQMLDIQASQLRRMESSINHISQTVDIHKEKVARREIGILTTNKNTSRTHKIIAPANPERPVRYIRKPIDYSMLDDMGHGVKASAQNMKAGGGGLPRTNPPTQKPPSPPMSGKGTLGRHSPYRTLEPVRPPVVPNDYVSSPTRNMAQPQQSPTRTASVNQRNRTYSGSSGGSHPSSSRSSSRENSGSGSVGVPIAVPTPAPPTAFPGAPQFYSMNRPAQPPHNSQVGGSLPYRRPASVTGQPNMAHNQSQLNGGPHFAQNPAGPLAPPPPSMQITPQLPLMGFVARVQETISDVPPPPPPSEEPVFEEPTPPPPPPEDDEDDEDEEESAVVEYSDPYAEEDPPWAPRTYMEKVVAIYDYARDKEDELSFQEGAIIYVIKKNDDGWYEGVMNGTTGLFPGNYVESIMHYAD from the exons ATGGCGGAGCTACAAATGCTTTTGGAAGAGGAGATTCCAGCAGGACGAAGCGCACTACTAGACAGCTTCACCAATTTGGAAAGAGTCGCCGAGTACTGCGAAAGCAACTATGTCCAG tCTCCAGACAAGCAGAGGGCGCTGGAGGAGACCAAGAACTACACCACCCAGTCTCTGGCCAGCGTCGCCTACCTGATCAACACGCTGGCCAACAATGTCCTCCAGATGCTGGACATCCAGGCCTCGCAGCTCCGCCGCATGGAGTCCTCCATCAACCACATCTCACAG ACGGTGGACATCCACAAGGAGAAGGTGGCCCGGCGGGAGATCGGCATCCTCACCACCAACAAGAACACGTCCCGCACGCACAAGATCATCGCCCCAGCCAATCCCGAGAGGCCTGTGCGCTACATCCGCAAGCCCATCGACTACAGCATGCTAGACGACATGGGCCACGGAGTCAAG GCCAGCGCTCAGAACATGAAGGCCGGAGGCGGCGGACTCCCTCGCACAAACCCCCCCACACAGAAGCCCCCCAGCCCACCCATGTCGGGGAAAGGGACCCTTGG GCGCCACTCCCCCTATAGGACGCTCGAGCCGGTGCGTCCGCCCGTTGTCCCTAACGACTACGTCTCGAGCCCGACGCGCAACATGGCGCAGCCCCAGCAGAGCCCTACACGCACTGCATCCGTTAATCAGAGGAACCGCACGTACAG CGGGAGCAGCGGAGGCAGCCATCCCAGCAGCAGTCGCAGCAGCAGCCGAGAGAACAGCGGCAGTGGCAGCGTGGGCGTGCCCATCGCCGTGCCGACCCCAGCCCCACCCACCGCCTTCCCAG GCGCTCCTCAGTTCTACAGCATGAACCGCCCGGCGCAGCCCCCCCACAACTCGCAGGTGGGAGGCTCGCTGCCGTATCGCCGACCCGCGTCCGTCACCGGTCAGCCCAACATGGCCCACAACCAAAGCCAGCTCAATGGGGGACCACACTTCGCGCAGAACCCAg CCGGCCCGCTCgcgccccctcccccctccatgCAGATCACCCCTCAGCTGCCTCTGATGGGCTTTGTGGCCCGAGTTCAGGAGACta TCTCAGACGTGCCGCCTCCACCTCCGCCCTCCGAGGAGCCGGTGTTTGAGGAACCCACACCACCCCCTCCGCCGCCGGAGGACGACGAGGACGACGAGGACGAGGAAGAATCGGCCGTGGTGGAGTACAGCGACCCGTACGCCGAGGAGGACCCGCCCTGGGCCCCGCGCACCTACATGGAGAAAG TGGTGGCCATCTACGACTACGCCCGCGACAAGGAAGACGAGCTCTCGTTCCAGGAGGGCGCCATCATCTACGTCATCAAGAAGAACGACGACGGCTGGTACGAGGGCGTGATGAACGGCACCACGGGCCTGTTCCCCGGCAACTACGTTGAGTCCATCATGCACTACGCCGACTGA
- the abi2b gene encoding abl interactor 2b isoform X5 — translation MAELQMLLEEEIPAGRSALLDSFTNLERVAEYCESNYVQSPDKQRALEETKNYTTQSLASVAYLINTLANNVLQMLDIQASQLRRMESSINHISQTVDIHKEKVARREIGILTTNKNTSRTHKIIAPANPERPVRYIRKPIDYSMLDDMGHGVKASAQNMKAGGGGLPRTNPPTQKPPSPPMSGKGTLGSGSSGGSHPSSSRSSSRENSGSGSVGVPIAVPTPAPPTAFPGAPQFYSMNRPAQPPHNSQVGGSLPYRRPASVTGQPNMAHNQSQLNGGPHFAQNPAGPLAPPPPSMQITPQLPLMGFVARVQETISDVPPPPPPSEEPVFEEPTPPPPPPEDDEDDEDEEESAVVEYSDPYAEEDPPWAPRTYMEKVVAIYDYARDKEDELSFQEGAIIYVIKKNDDGWYEGVMNGTTGLFPGNYVESIMHYAD, via the exons ATGGCGGAGCTACAAATGCTTTTGGAAGAGGAGATTCCAGCAGGACGAAGCGCACTACTAGACAGCTTCACCAATTTGGAAAGAGTCGCCGAGTACTGCGAAAGCAACTATGTCCAG tCTCCAGACAAGCAGAGGGCGCTGGAGGAGACCAAGAACTACACCACCCAGTCTCTGGCCAGCGTCGCCTACCTGATCAACACGCTGGCCAACAATGTCCTCCAGATGCTGGACATCCAGGCCTCGCAGCTCCGCCGCATGGAGTCCTCCATCAACCACATCTCACAG ACGGTGGACATCCACAAGGAGAAGGTGGCCCGGCGGGAGATCGGCATCCTCACCACCAACAAGAACACGTCCCGCACGCACAAGATCATCGCCCCAGCCAATCCCGAGAGGCCTGTGCGCTACATCCGCAAGCCCATCGACTACAGCATGCTAGACGACATGGGCCACGGAGTCAAG GCCAGCGCTCAGAACATGAAGGCCGGAGGCGGCGGACTCCCTCGCACAAACCCCCCCACACAGAAGCCCCCCAGCCCACCCATGTCGGGGAAAGGGACCCTTGG cAGCGGGAGCAGCGGAGGCAGCCATCCCAGCAGCAGTCGCAGCAGCAGCCGAGAGAACAGCGGCAGTGGCAGCGTGGGCGTGCCCATCGCCGTGCCGACCCCAGCCCCACCCACCGCCTTCCCAG GCGCTCCTCAGTTCTACAGCATGAACCGCCCGGCGCAGCCCCCCCACAACTCGCAGGTGGGAGGCTCGCTGCCGTATCGCCGACCCGCGTCCGTCACCGGTCAGCCCAACATGGCCCACAACCAAAGCCAGCTCAATGGGGGACCACACTTCGCGCAGAACCCAg CCGGCCCGCTCgcgccccctcccccctccatgCAGATCACCCCTCAGCTGCCTCTGATGGGCTTTGTGGCCCGAGTTCAGGAGACta TCTCAGACGTGCCGCCTCCACCTCCGCCCTCCGAGGAGCCGGTGTTTGAGGAACCCACACCACCCCCTCCGCCGCCGGAGGACGACGAGGACGACGAGGACGAGGAAGAATCGGCCGTGGTGGAGTACAGCGACCCGTACGCCGAGGAGGACCCGCCCTGGGCCCCGCGCACCTACATGGAGAAAG TGGTGGCCATCTACGACTACGCCCGCGACAAGGAAGACGAGCTCTCGTTCCAGGAGGGCGCCATCATCTACGTCATCAAGAAGAACGACGACGGCTGGTACGAGGGCGTGATGAACGGCACCACGGGCCTGTTCCCCGGCAACTACGTTGAGTCCATCATGCACTACGCCGACTGA
- the abi2b gene encoding abl interactor 2b isoform X1 produces the protein MAELQMLLEEEIPAGRSALLDSFTNLERVAEYCESNYVQSPDKQRALEETKNYTTQSLASVAYLINTLANNVLQMLDIQASQLRRMESSINHISQTVDIHKEKVARREIGILTTNKNTSRTHKIIAPANPERPVRYIRKPIDYSMLDDMGHGVKASAQNMKAGGGGLPRTNPPTQKPPSPPMSGKGTLGRHSPYRTLEPVRPPVVPNDYVSSPTRNMAQPQQSPTRTASVNQRNRTYSSGSSGGSHPSSSRSSSRENSGSGSVGVPIAVPTPAPPTAFPGAPQFYSMNRPAQPPHNSQVGGSLPYRRPASVTGQPNMAHNQSQLNGGPHFAQNPAGPLAPPPPSMQITPQLPLMGFVARVQETISDVPPPPPPSEEPVFEEPTPPPPPPEDDEDDEDEEESAVVEYSDPYAEEDPPWAPRTYMEKVVAIYDYARDKEDELSFQEGAIIYVIKKNDDGWYEGVMNGTTGLFPGNYVESIMHYAD, from the exons ATGGCGGAGCTACAAATGCTTTTGGAAGAGGAGATTCCAGCAGGACGAAGCGCACTACTAGACAGCTTCACCAATTTGGAAAGAGTCGCCGAGTACTGCGAAAGCAACTATGTCCAG tCTCCAGACAAGCAGAGGGCGCTGGAGGAGACCAAGAACTACACCACCCAGTCTCTGGCCAGCGTCGCCTACCTGATCAACACGCTGGCCAACAATGTCCTCCAGATGCTGGACATCCAGGCCTCGCAGCTCCGCCGCATGGAGTCCTCCATCAACCACATCTCACAG ACGGTGGACATCCACAAGGAGAAGGTGGCCCGGCGGGAGATCGGCATCCTCACCACCAACAAGAACACGTCCCGCACGCACAAGATCATCGCCCCAGCCAATCCCGAGAGGCCTGTGCGCTACATCCGCAAGCCCATCGACTACAGCATGCTAGACGACATGGGCCACGGAGTCAAG GCCAGCGCTCAGAACATGAAGGCCGGAGGCGGCGGACTCCCTCGCACAAACCCCCCCACACAGAAGCCCCCCAGCCCACCCATGTCGGGGAAAGGGACCCTTGG GCGCCACTCCCCCTATAGGACGCTCGAGCCGGTGCGTCCGCCCGTTGTCCCTAACGACTACGTCTCGAGCCCGACGCGCAACATGGCGCAGCCCCAGCAGAGCCCTACACGCACTGCATCCGTTAATCAGAGGAACCGCACGTACAG cAGCGGGAGCAGCGGAGGCAGCCATCCCAGCAGCAGTCGCAGCAGCAGCCGAGAGAACAGCGGCAGTGGCAGCGTGGGCGTGCCCATCGCCGTGCCGACCCCAGCCCCACCCACCGCCTTCCCAG GCGCTCCTCAGTTCTACAGCATGAACCGCCCGGCGCAGCCCCCCCACAACTCGCAGGTGGGAGGCTCGCTGCCGTATCGCCGACCCGCGTCCGTCACCGGTCAGCCCAACATGGCCCACAACCAAAGCCAGCTCAATGGGGGACCACACTTCGCGCAGAACCCAg CCGGCCCGCTCgcgccccctcccccctccatgCAGATCACCCCTCAGCTGCCTCTGATGGGCTTTGTGGCCCGAGTTCAGGAGACta TCTCAGACGTGCCGCCTCCACCTCCGCCCTCCGAGGAGCCGGTGTTTGAGGAACCCACACCACCCCCTCCGCCGCCGGAGGACGACGAGGACGACGAGGACGAGGAAGAATCGGCCGTGGTGGAGTACAGCGACCCGTACGCCGAGGAGGACCCGCCCTGGGCCCCGCGCACCTACATGGAGAAAG TGGTGGCCATCTACGACTACGCCCGCGACAAGGAAGACGAGCTCTCGTTCCAGGAGGGCGCCATCATCTACGTCATCAAGAAGAACGACGACGGCTGGTACGAGGGCGTGATGAACGGCACCACGGGCCTGTTCCCCGGCAACTACGTTGAGTCCATCATGCACTACGCCGACTGA